The DNA sequence CAGAGCGGTCAGGCAGGGACGGAAGTTCCGACCCTCGCTTTCCGCATTTCGGCCCCTCGGGGGAAGCCCCGTGGAGGCGCTGCCGCACCCGTCCGCCGAGCGGCCGACGTTCCGGCGCGCTCGACGAACACATCCGGCACGGAAGGAAGGGTCCTACCTCCCGTGCCAGAGACTTTCCCCGACGATAGGGCGTTCATCCTCATCCAACTACCTATCGGGGGCTCAGTGTTCCGACTACGCCGCAAGCGAACGGCCCGTGCACCTCGGTATATCGAGGACACACGGGCCGTGAACGCGCATTCGCGCGCGGATTTGCTCTCAGCGAACACGGGGGCTCCGCCGACCGGCCCGGCAGGTAATGGCCTTGCGCGGGTCTCCCGGGTCCGCAAGAGGTCCGCGCAACCGCCACTCGCAGGCCGACGCCGATCGGCGGGTCTCAGCGCTGGGCCGCCTCGTACTCGGCGACGATGGCGGCCGGGATGCGACCGCGCTCGTTGACCTGCTTTCCGGCGGCCTTGGCCCACGCCCGGATCTCGGCGCTGCGCTCGCGACTGGGGGCGTTGCGCTGCTGGCGCTTGCCTCCGCGCCCGCCGCTCTTGGACGGGGCCTTGCGGGCGGCCTCGACATAGGGGGCGAGAGCCTCGCGCAGCTTGGTGGCGTTGCCGCCGCTGAGGTCGATTTCGTAGGCGGAACCGTCAACCCCGAACGAAACGGTCTCCTCGGCCTCGCCCCCGTCCAGATCGTCGACGAGAAGCACCTGAACCTTTTGTGCCATTGATAGAACCTTTCCAGCAGAGCGGTGCGATGGCACCTGAATATAAAGCTATCCGGGGGGAACGCAAAAGACAATTCTCCGCGCGGAGGAAAACTCGCGCGGCCTATGCCGCGGCCGCCCGAGCAGAGCAAATCCCGGCCCGGCGGCCGATACGGCCCCGCGGCCCGATGCCCGGTCCGCCGAAGCCGTTCACACGGGGGATGCTCCGCCCCTTTCCCGAGTGCTGCCGGTTAGCGGTCGCGCTGATCCGCTGCGTCACCGCGGAGTTCCGCGCCGGAAGCGCCGGCCCCCTTTGCCCCGTCATCGCCGGCAGCGCTGTCCGCCTCCGGCCCGGCGGCCGCCGCGGTGTCCGCGGATGCGCACCGCGAAGCCGGGTCCGCCTCGCTGACAAGTCGCCCGTCCGACGTTCTGGGCGCCATCTCCTTGCGGAGCAGCTTGACCACGAACGTGCAGAAGACCGCCGCGACAACAGCAGGGGGCAGCAGCGCCGACAAAACGTCACCCATCGAGCCTGCACCCCTTCCTTGTTGTTACTTTATGCAGCAATTACCCCACTGAGGGACGCCGCCCGCTCGGCCGACCGACCGGTCGACGCGCCCGCTCATACAACGGCCGCGGACTCCGTCATCATAGACACCCCGCGCACCCGTTCGAACCCGACCCCGCGGATGGCTTTAGGACAACCCCGAAAGCCCGTCATATAAGGGGTTCCGGGTTCGCCGGCGGCTCCGCCGAACCCCGCTGCAGAGCCGGCTGCAACCATTTCGATCCACTGGGGAGACCGGGAATATATAGTTCGGTACCCACAGTCCGAGGGAGCCGATCCCGAGAAGCCCTTGCGGCGCTCAGCCGGGATCCGCCCCACATTGCACACATTACCTGTTACCTGATCGTATCCGCCCCGCCCGCCGCGGTCCGCATTGGCGTCGAAGGCGCGGGCAAGTTGTGGGATCGTGGCAGCCCGACTCGGGCGAGTCCGACATCGGCCGGCGAGAGCGGACGCGACTTACGCGCGTTCTCCGCGCGCAGCCCGGTCACCGTGGGCATTGGGAGGACCTCACCGTGGAGTTCCACGCAGATCTGCATATCCACTCCAAGTACTCGCGGGCCTGCAGCAAAGATTGCGACCTGGAGCATCTGGCGTGGTGGGCGGCCCGCAAGGGTATTGCGGTAGTCGGTACCGGTGATTTCACTCACCCCGCCTGGCGCGAGCAGTTGCGCAGCAAACTGGTGCCCGCGGAGCCCGGTCTGTTCCGCCTGGCTCCCGATATCGAGGCCGAGGTGCTGCGCACTCTGCCGCCCGCGTGCCGGAATCCGTCGCGGTTCATGCTGAGCGTGGAGATCTCCACCATCTACAAACGGGGCGAACGGACCCGAAAGGTGCACCATTTGCTCTACGCGCCCACCATGGAGGCGGCCGAGACCATCACCGCCGATTTGGCCCGCATCGGCAATCTCGCCTCCGACGGGCGTCCCATCCTGGGGCTGGATTCGCGCGACCTGCTGGAGATCACCCTGGCCAGCGACCCGGGCAGCTATCTCGTCCCCGCCCACGTGTGGACGCCGTGGTTCGCCGTTCTCGGATCGAAATCCGGTTTCGACGCCGTCGCCGACTGCTATGCCGACCTC is a window from the Streptomonospora litoralis genome containing:
- a CDS encoding histone-like nucleoid-structuring protein Lsr2 yields the protein MAQKVQVLLVDDLDGGEAEETVSFGVDGSAYEIDLSGGNATKLREALAPYVEAARKAPSKSGGRGGKRQQRNAPSRERSAEIRAWAKAAGKQVNERGRIPAAIVAEYEAAQR